The Pan paniscus chromosome 1, NHGRI_mPanPan1-v2.0_pri, whole genome shotgun sequence genome has a segment encoding these proteins:
- the GGPS1 gene encoding geranylgeranyl pyrophosphate synthase isoform X1, with the protein MEKTQETVQRILLEPYKYLLQLPGKQVRTKLSQAFNHWLKVPEDKLQIIIEVTEMLHNASLLIDDIEDNSKLRRGFPVAHSIYGIPSVINSANYVYFLGLEKVLTLDHPDAVKLFTRQLLELHQGQGLDIYWRDNYTCPTEEEYKAMVLQKTGGLFGLAVGLMQLFSDYKEDLKPLLNTLGLFFQIRDDYANLHSKEYSENKSFCEDLTEGKFSFPTIHAIWSRPESTQVQNILRQRTENIDIKKYCVHYLEDVGSFEYTRNTLKELEAKAYKQIDARGGNPELVALVKHLSKMFKEENE; encoded by the exons ATGGAGAAGACTCAAGAAACAGTCCAAAGAATTCTTCTAGAACCCTATAAATACTTACTTCAGTTACCAG gTAAACAAGTGAGAACCAAACTTTCACAGGCATTTAATCATTGGCTGAAAGTTCCAGAGGACAAGCTACAG ATTATTATTGAAGTGACAGAAATGTTGCATAATGCCAGTTTACTCATCGATGATATTGAAGACAACTCAAAACTCCGACGTGGCTTTCCAGTGGCCCACAGCATCTATGGAATCCCATCTGTCATCAATTCTGCCAATTACGTGTATTTCCTTGGCTTGGAGAAAGTCTTAACCCTTGATCACCCAGATGCAGTGAAGCTTTTTACCCGCCAGCTTTTGGAACTCCATCAGGGACAAGGCCTAGATATTTACTGGAGGGATAATTACACTTGTCCCACTGAAGAAGAATATAAAGCTATGGTGCTGCAGAAAACAGGTGGACTGTTTGGATTAGCAGTAGGTCTCATGCAGTTGTTCTCTGATTACAAAGAAGATTTAAAACCGCTACTTAATACACTTGGGCTCTTCTTCCAAATTAGGGATGATTATGCTAATCTACACTCCAAAGAATATAGTGAAAACAAAAGTTTTTGTGAAGATCTGACAGAGGGAAAGTTCTCATTTCCTACTATTCATGCTATTTGGTCGAGGCCTGAAAGCACCCAGGTGCAGAATATCTTGCGCCAGAGAACAGAAAACATAGATATAAAAAAATACTGTGTACATTATCTTGAGGATGTAGGTTCTTTTGAATACACTCGTAATACCCTTAAAGAGCTTGAAGCTAAAGCCTATAAACAGATTGATGCACGTGGTGGGAACCCTGAGCTAGTAGCCTTAGTAAAACACTTAAGTAAGatgttcaaagaagaaaatgaataa
- the GGPS1 gene encoding geranylgeranyl pyrophosphate synthase isoform X2 gives MLHNASLLIDDIEDNSKLRRGFPVAHSIYGIPSVINSANYVYFLGLEKVLTLDHPDAVKLFTRQLLELHQGQGLDIYWRDNYTCPTEEEYKAMVLQKTGGLFGLAVGLMQLFSDYKEDLKPLLNTLGLFFQIRDDYANLHSKEYSENKSFCEDLTEGKFSFPTIHAIWSRPESTQVQNILRQRTENIDIKKYCVHYLEDVGSFEYTRNTLKELEAKAYKQIDARGGNPELVALVKHLSKMFKEENE, from the coding sequence ATGTTGCATAATGCCAGTTTACTCATCGATGATATTGAAGACAACTCAAAACTCCGACGTGGCTTTCCAGTGGCCCACAGCATCTATGGAATCCCATCTGTCATCAATTCTGCCAATTACGTGTATTTCCTTGGCTTGGAGAAAGTCTTAACCCTTGATCACCCAGATGCAGTGAAGCTTTTTACCCGCCAGCTTTTGGAACTCCATCAGGGACAAGGCCTAGATATTTACTGGAGGGATAATTACACTTGTCCCACTGAAGAAGAATATAAAGCTATGGTGCTGCAGAAAACAGGTGGACTGTTTGGATTAGCAGTAGGTCTCATGCAGTTGTTCTCTGATTACAAAGAAGATTTAAAACCGCTACTTAATACACTTGGGCTCTTCTTCCAAATTAGGGATGATTATGCTAATCTACACTCCAAAGAATATAGTGAAAACAAAAGTTTTTGTGAAGATCTGACAGAGGGAAAGTTCTCATTTCCTACTATTCATGCTATTTGGTCGAGGCCTGAAAGCACCCAGGTGCAGAATATCTTGCGCCAGAGAACAGAAAACATAGATATAAAAAAATACTGTGTACATTATCTTGAGGATGTAGGTTCTTTTGAATACACTCGTAATACCCTTAAAGAGCTTGAAGCTAAAGCCTATAAACAGATTGATGCACGTGGTGGGAACCCTGAGCTAGTAGCCTTAGTAAAACACTTAAGTAAGatgttcaaagaagaaaatgaataa